The following proteins come from a genomic window of Diprion similis isolate iyDipSimi1 chromosome 8, iyDipSimi1.1, whole genome shotgun sequence:
- the LOC124408814 gene encoding vacuolar protein sorting-associated protein 41 homolog isoform X1: MNNSVNNDQEHNQDDSDSDVEEVEPRLKYIRMRNDLDSILQNDAASCIAVHPKFLCLGTHWGMIHILDHKGNIIRSKTLQAHTVAVNQISIDQNGDFIGSCSDDGKVVIYGLYSTENNHNMSMERLVKSIALDPYYYKTGSGRRFLTGDSKLILYEKTFLSRIKPTILCEAEGGVRSISWAGQFVAWASDTGVRIYDLSAKCSLGVIQWTRSIDASPEHYRCNLRWSDNRTLLIGWVDTVRICQIRKRSAQEMANRDLSEYAVDPVSAFQVDFYISGIAPLENQLVILGCPKEPDETGNSQRPMLHVVEPKYLEYTAICATSLTLRGYKEYSCNDYHLDCLIDENRYFIVSPKDIVVASLYDADDRIEWLLTHGKFELALETVTANGGKDCKKHSLIYVGRVYLDHLLAHRKYNEAGKLCLKVLERDKKLWEEEVYKFARVHQLRSISSYLPRGDVTLRPEIYEMVLYEYLKTDPDGFLQLVKEWSPKLYNVVAVINGIREHLSTQENGQNVLLEALAILYTHQNRYDESLAIYLKLKHKDVFQLIQKHKLYNSVHDMIEGLMDLDAERAIAFFLEKNRVPSEIVVAKLQKNHRYLHMYLDALDKKDTKDSKGKYHGLLVRLYADFSRDKLLPLLRRSDNYPIEQALEICRQKQFYPEMVYLLGRIGNTSEALALMTQELNDMEGAIEFCQVHDDDELWNNLVNYSLDKPEAITFLLQRIGTYMDPRLILQKIEPRLEIPGLKNALVKMMCDYNLQISVQEGCNKILSNDHFNLHEKLVRSHQKGICTDDDHMCRACHQKIIIREPRNLVMFYCRHSFHEDCLRNINSLENCVICNPQKPAL; this comes from the exons TTTCTCTGCTTGGGCACGCACTGGGGAATGATCCATATATTGGATCACAAAGGAAACATAATACGATCCAAAACTCTACAGGCCCATACTGTTGCTGTCAATCAAATATCCATAGATCAGAACGGAGATTTTATCGGATCCTGTAGCGACGATGGAAAGGTTGTTATATATGGTCTGTACAGTACGGAGAATAACCACAACATGAGCATGGAAAGATTGGTCAAGAGTATCGCGCTTGACCCTTATTATTACAAAACTGGAAGCGGTAGAAGATTCCTAACAG GTGACAGTAAACTAATTTTATACGAAAAGACATTTTTATCCCGGATCAAACCTACGATTTTGTGTGAAGCTGAAGGTGGTGTACGATCCATATCTTGGGCTGGACAATTTGTAGCTTGGGCTTCGGATACAGGGGTTAGAATATATGATTTAAGTGCTAAATGTTCCTTAGGAGTAATACAGTGGACTCGATCCATAGA tGCCTCACCCGAACATTACAGATGCAATTTAAGGTGGTCTGATAATAGGACGCTGCTGATAGGCTGGGTAGATACTGTCAGAATTTGTCAGATACGCAAACGATCAGCACAAGAGATGGCAAATCGAGATCTGTCTGAATATGCCGTCGATCCAG TCTCTGCATTTCAAGTCGATTTTTATATATCTGGTATCGCACCATTGGAAAATCAGCTAGTAATACTTGGCTGCCCGAAAGAGCCAGATGAAACTGGTAACAGTCAAAGGCCAATGTTGCATGTGGTCGAACCGAAATATCTAGAATACACGGCTATTTGCGCTACATCGTTGACGTTGCGTGGCTACAAGGAGTACAGCTGTAACGATTATCATTTAGACTGtttaattgatgaaaacaGGTATTTCATCGTCAGTCCGAAAGACATTGTGGTTGCCAGTCTGTATGACGCTGACGACAGAATTGAGTGGTTGTTGACTCACGGCAAATTTGAGCTAGCTTTGGAAACCGTGACAGCCAACGGAGGCAAAGACTGTAAAAAACACTCACTAATATATGTCGGCCGTGTATATCTGGATCACTTGTTAGCTCATAGAAAATATAACGAAGCTGGAAAATTGTGCTTGAAAGTTTTAGAACGGGACAAAAAACTCTGGGAGGAAGAA GTTTACAAATTTGCTAGAGTACATCAGCTGCGTTCTATATCGTCATATCTTCCAAGAGGCGACGTGACACTGAGACCGGAAATTTACGAAATGGTTTTATACGAATATTTAAAGACCGATCCCGATGGTTTTCTGCAGCTAGTTAAAGAGTGGTCACCAAAGTTATACAACGTAGTCGCTGTGATAAATGGCATCCGCGAGCATCTTTCCACCCAAGAAAATGGCCAGAATGTCTTACTCGAAGCTCTTGCTATTTTGTACACCCATCAAAACAGGTACGACGAATCGTTGGCGATATATCTCAAGTTGAAGCATAAAGACGTTTTTCAACTTATACAAAAGCACAAGTTGTACAACTCGGTCCACGACATGATCGAAGGCTTGATGGATTTAGACGCGGAAAGGGCAATAGCATTTTTTCTTGAGAAAAACAGAGTGCCGTCGGAAATTGTTGTTGCAAAACTGCAAAAGAATCATCGATATTTGCACATG tatttaGATGCCTTGGACAAAAAAGATACAAAAGATTCTAAGGGAAAATATCATGGATTATTGGTCCGTTTGTATGCGGATTTTTCCAGAGATAAACTTCTCCCCCTTCTGAGGAGGTCGGACAATTATCCTATTGAACAAGCCCTTGAAATTTGTCGTCAGAAACAATTTTACCCAGAGATGGTTTACCTACTCGGTAGAATTGGCAACACTTCGGAAGCTCTTGCTCTAATGACTCAAGAATTAAACGACATGGAAGGTGCAATTGAATTTTGCCAGGTACATGACGATGATGAACTGTGGAATAATTTGGTCAATTATTCATTAGACAAGCCAG AGGCGATAACATTTTTGTTGCAAAGAATCGGCACCTACATGGACCCCCGACTAATCCTCCAAAAAATAGAACCAAGACTCGAGATTCCTGGATTAAAAAATGCACTGGTCAAAATGATGTGTGattacaatttacaaatatcggTACAAGAAGGGTGCAATAAGATACTGTCAAATGATCATTTTAATCTTCACGAAAAACTTGTCAGGTCGCATCAAAAAGGAATATGTACAGATG atgATCACATGTGTCGAGCCTGTCatcagaaaataattataagag aaCCGAGAAATCTAGTCATGTTCTATTGCAGACACTCGTTTCACGAAGATTGTTTGCGAAACATAAATTCATTG gAGAATTGTGTAATATGCAACCCTCAGAAGCCAGCTTTGTAA
- the LOC124408814 gene encoding vacuolar protein sorting-associated protein 41 homolog isoform X3, whose protein sequence is MNNSVNNDQEHNQDDSDSDVEEVEPRLKYIRMRNDLDSILQNDAASCIAVHPKFLCLGTHWGMIHILDHKGNIIRSKTLQAHTVAVNQISIDQNGDFIGSCSDDGKVVIYGLYSTENNHNMSMERLVKSIALDPYYYKTGSGRRFLTVSAFQVDFYISGIAPLENQLVILGCPKEPDETGNSQRPMLHVVEPKYLEYTAICATSLTLRGYKEYSCNDYHLDCLIDENRYFIVSPKDIVVASLYDADDRIEWLLTHGKFELALETVTANGGKDCKKHSLIYVGRVYLDHLLAHRKYNEAGKLCLKVLERDKKLWEEEVYKFARVHQLRSISSYLPRGDVTLRPEIYEMVLYEYLKTDPDGFLQLVKEWSPKLYNVVAVINGIREHLSTQENGQNVLLEALAILYTHQNRYDESLAIYLKLKHKDVFQLIQKHKLYNSVHDMIEGLMDLDAERAIAFFLEKNRVPSEIVVAKLQKNHRYLHMYLDALDKKDTKDSKGKYHGLLVRLYADFSRDKLLPLLRRSDNYPIEQALEICRQKQFYPEMVYLLGRIGNTSEALALMTQELNDMEGAIEFCQVHDDDELWNNLVNYSLDKPEAITFLLQRIGTYMDPRLILQKIEPRLEIPGLKNALVKMMCDYNLQISVQEGCNKILSNDHFNLHEKLVRSHQKGICTDDDHMCRACHQKIIIREPRNLVMFYCRHSFHEDCLRNINSLENCVICNPQKPAL, encoded by the exons TTTCTCTGCTTGGGCACGCACTGGGGAATGATCCATATATTGGATCACAAAGGAAACATAATACGATCCAAAACTCTACAGGCCCATACTGTTGCTGTCAATCAAATATCCATAGATCAGAACGGAGATTTTATCGGATCCTGTAGCGACGATGGAAAGGTTGTTATATATGGTCTGTACAGTACGGAGAATAACCACAACATGAGCATGGAAAGATTGGTCAAGAGTATCGCGCTTGACCCTTATTATTACAAAACTGGAAGCGGTAGAAGATTCCTAACAG TCTCTGCATTTCAAGTCGATTTTTATATATCTGGTATCGCACCATTGGAAAATCAGCTAGTAATACTTGGCTGCCCGAAAGAGCCAGATGAAACTGGTAACAGTCAAAGGCCAATGTTGCATGTGGTCGAACCGAAATATCTAGAATACACGGCTATTTGCGCTACATCGTTGACGTTGCGTGGCTACAAGGAGTACAGCTGTAACGATTATCATTTAGACTGtttaattgatgaaaacaGGTATTTCATCGTCAGTCCGAAAGACATTGTGGTTGCCAGTCTGTATGACGCTGACGACAGAATTGAGTGGTTGTTGACTCACGGCAAATTTGAGCTAGCTTTGGAAACCGTGACAGCCAACGGAGGCAAAGACTGTAAAAAACACTCACTAATATATGTCGGCCGTGTATATCTGGATCACTTGTTAGCTCATAGAAAATATAACGAAGCTGGAAAATTGTGCTTGAAAGTTTTAGAACGGGACAAAAAACTCTGGGAGGAAGAA GTTTACAAATTTGCTAGAGTACATCAGCTGCGTTCTATATCGTCATATCTTCCAAGAGGCGACGTGACACTGAGACCGGAAATTTACGAAATGGTTTTATACGAATATTTAAAGACCGATCCCGATGGTTTTCTGCAGCTAGTTAAAGAGTGGTCACCAAAGTTATACAACGTAGTCGCTGTGATAAATGGCATCCGCGAGCATCTTTCCACCCAAGAAAATGGCCAGAATGTCTTACTCGAAGCTCTTGCTATTTTGTACACCCATCAAAACAGGTACGACGAATCGTTGGCGATATATCTCAAGTTGAAGCATAAAGACGTTTTTCAACTTATACAAAAGCACAAGTTGTACAACTCGGTCCACGACATGATCGAAGGCTTGATGGATTTAGACGCGGAAAGGGCAATAGCATTTTTTCTTGAGAAAAACAGAGTGCCGTCGGAAATTGTTGTTGCAAAACTGCAAAAGAATCATCGATATTTGCACATG tatttaGATGCCTTGGACAAAAAAGATACAAAAGATTCTAAGGGAAAATATCATGGATTATTGGTCCGTTTGTATGCGGATTTTTCCAGAGATAAACTTCTCCCCCTTCTGAGGAGGTCGGACAATTATCCTATTGAACAAGCCCTTGAAATTTGTCGTCAGAAACAATTTTACCCAGAGATGGTTTACCTACTCGGTAGAATTGGCAACACTTCGGAAGCTCTTGCTCTAATGACTCAAGAATTAAACGACATGGAAGGTGCAATTGAATTTTGCCAGGTACATGACGATGATGAACTGTGGAATAATTTGGTCAATTATTCATTAGACAAGCCAG AGGCGATAACATTTTTGTTGCAAAGAATCGGCACCTACATGGACCCCCGACTAATCCTCCAAAAAATAGAACCAAGACTCGAGATTCCTGGATTAAAAAATGCACTGGTCAAAATGATGTGTGattacaatttacaaatatcggTACAAGAAGGGTGCAATAAGATACTGTCAAATGATCATTTTAATCTTCACGAAAAACTTGTCAGGTCGCATCAAAAAGGAATATGTACAGATG atgATCACATGTGTCGAGCCTGTCatcagaaaataattataagag aaCCGAGAAATCTAGTCATGTTCTATTGCAGACACTCGTTTCACGAAGATTGTTTGCGAAACATAAATTCATTG gAGAATTGTGTAATATGCAACCCTCAGAAGCCAGCTTTGTAA
- the LOC124408814 gene encoding vacuolar protein sorting-associated protein 41 homolog isoform X2, whose protein sequence is MNNSVNNDQEHNQDDSDSDVEEVEPRLKYIRMRNDLDSILQNDAASCIAVHPKFLCLGTHWGMIHILDHKGNIIRSKTLQAHTVAVNQISIDQNGDFIGSCSDDGKVVIYGLYSTENNHNMSMERLVKSIALDPYYYKTGSGRRFLTGDSKLILYEKTFLSRIKPTILCEAEGGVRSISWAGQFVAWASDTGVRIYDLSAKCSLGVIQWTRSIDASPEHYRCNLRWSDNRTLLIGWVDTVRICQIRKRSAQEMANRDLSEYAVDPVSAFQVDFYISGIAPLENQLVILGCPKEPDETGNSQRPMLHVVEPKYLEYTAICATSLTLRGYKEYSCNDYHLDCLIDENRYFIVSPKDIVVASLYDADDRIEWLLTHGKFELALETVTANGGKDCKKHSLIYVGRVYLDHLLAHRKYNEAGKLCLKVLERDKKLWEEEVYKFARVHQLRSISSYLPRGDVTLRPEIYEMVLYEYLKTDPDGFLQLVKEWSPKLYNVVAVINGIREHLSTQENGQNVLLEALAILYTHQNRYDESLAIYLKLKHKDVFQLIQKHKLYNSVHDMIEGLMDLDAERAIAFFLEKNRVPSEIVVAKLQKNHRYLHMYLDALDKKDTKDSKGKYHGLLVRLYADFSRDKLLPLLRRSDNYPIEQALEICRQKQFYPEMVYLLGRIGNTSEALALMTQELNDMEGAIEFCQVHDDDELWNNLVNYSLDKPEAITFLLQRIGTYMDPRLILQKIEPRLEIPGLKNALVKMMCDYNLQISVQEGCNKILSNDHFNLHEKLVRSHQKGICTDDDHMCRACHQKIIIREPRNLVMFYCRHSFHEDCLRNINSLYLGCFSFFRRIV, encoded by the exons TTTCTCTGCTTGGGCACGCACTGGGGAATGATCCATATATTGGATCACAAAGGAAACATAATACGATCCAAAACTCTACAGGCCCATACTGTTGCTGTCAATCAAATATCCATAGATCAGAACGGAGATTTTATCGGATCCTGTAGCGACGATGGAAAGGTTGTTATATATGGTCTGTACAGTACGGAGAATAACCACAACATGAGCATGGAAAGATTGGTCAAGAGTATCGCGCTTGACCCTTATTATTACAAAACTGGAAGCGGTAGAAGATTCCTAACAG GTGACAGTAAACTAATTTTATACGAAAAGACATTTTTATCCCGGATCAAACCTACGATTTTGTGTGAAGCTGAAGGTGGTGTACGATCCATATCTTGGGCTGGACAATTTGTAGCTTGGGCTTCGGATACAGGGGTTAGAATATATGATTTAAGTGCTAAATGTTCCTTAGGAGTAATACAGTGGACTCGATCCATAGA tGCCTCACCCGAACATTACAGATGCAATTTAAGGTGGTCTGATAATAGGACGCTGCTGATAGGCTGGGTAGATACTGTCAGAATTTGTCAGATACGCAAACGATCAGCACAAGAGATGGCAAATCGAGATCTGTCTGAATATGCCGTCGATCCAG TCTCTGCATTTCAAGTCGATTTTTATATATCTGGTATCGCACCATTGGAAAATCAGCTAGTAATACTTGGCTGCCCGAAAGAGCCAGATGAAACTGGTAACAGTCAAAGGCCAATGTTGCATGTGGTCGAACCGAAATATCTAGAATACACGGCTATTTGCGCTACATCGTTGACGTTGCGTGGCTACAAGGAGTACAGCTGTAACGATTATCATTTAGACTGtttaattgatgaaaacaGGTATTTCATCGTCAGTCCGAAAGACATTGTGGTTGCCAGTCTGTATGACGCTGACGACAGAATTGAGTGGTTGTTGACTCACGGCAAATTTGAGCTAGCTTTGGAAACCGTGACAGCCAACGGAGGCAAAGACTGTAAAAAACACTCACTAATATATGTCGGCCGTGTATATCTGGATCACTTGTTAGCTCATAGAAAATATAACGAAGCTGGAAAATTGTGCTTGAAAGTTTTAGAACGGGACAAAAAACTCTGGGAGGAAGAA GTTTACAAATTTGCTAGAGTACATCAGCTGCGTTCTATATCGTCATATCTTCCAAGAGGCGACGTGACACTGAGACCGGAAATTTACGAAATGGTTTTATACGAATATTTAAAGACCGATCCCGATGGTTTTCTGCAGCTAGTTAAAGAGTGGTCACCAAAGTTATACAACGTAGTCGCTGTGATAAATGGCATCCGCGAGCATCTTTCCACCCAAGAAAATGGCCAGAATGTCTTACTCGAAGCTCTTGCTATTTTGTACACCCATCAAAACAGGTACGACGAATCGTTGGCGATATATCTCAAGTTGAAGCATAAAGACGTTTTTCAACTTATACAAAAGCACAAGTTGTACAACTCGGTCCACGACATGATCGAAGGCTTGATGGATTTAGACGCGGAAAGGGCAATAGCATTTTTTCTTGAGAAAAACAGAGTGCCGTCGGAAATTGTTGTTGCAAAACTGCAAAAGAATCATCGATATTTGCACATG tatttaGATGCCTTGGACAAAAAAGATACAAAAGATTCTAAGGGAAAATATCATGGATTATTGGTCCGTTTGTATGCGGATTTTTCCAGAGATAAACTTCTCCCCCTTCTGAGGAGGTCGGACAATTATCCTATTGAACAAGCCCTTGAAATTTGTCGTCAGAAACAATTTTACCCAGAGATGGTTTACCTACTCGGTAGAATTGGCAACACTTCGGAAGCTCTTGCTCTAATGACTCAAGAATTAAACGACATGGAAGGTGCAATTGAATTTTGCCAGGTACATGACGATGATGAACTGTGGAATAATTTGGTCAATTATTCATTAGACAAGCCAG AGGCGATAACATTTTTGTTGCAAAGAATCGGCACCTACATGGACCCCCGACTAATCCTCCAAAAAATAGAACCAAGACTCGAGATTCCTGGATTAAAAAATGCACTGGTCAAAATGATGTGTGattacaatttacaaatatcggTACAAGAAGGGTGCAATAAGATACTGTCAAATGATCATTTTAATCTTCACGAAAAACTTGTCAGGTCGCATCAAAAAGGAATATGTACAGATG atgATCACATGTGTCGAGCCTGTCatcagaaaataattataagag aaCCGAGAAATCTAGTCATGTTCTATTGCAGACACTCGTTTCACGAAGATTGTTTGCGAAACATAAATTCATTG TATCTGGgatgtttctcttttttcaggAGAATTGTGTAA
- the LOC124408818 gene encoding uncharacterized protein LOC124408818, producing MRYLALRNFHGSLSFQSIMIDGQLTTSNYRCTEARRMKLNGKVLPVYTIERRMHEECGLIHNTKTYMTQSGYILRHDWLEVPYLVQINSLIDPNDLVTKDRKIVPPLRSRWGSDVQMMSMYLDKKTCQMAQQTEYLTDHPEIKQLISDFTQTLLAVKPVNVLSFTIQHFAAFAKNPDPSKVGASGESNLDMSQLSTYKPSRVCSVCGICFECLMSEQPPNNAKRNCMTPDLKSPAFSLCSVFTKCPSDATCTKKLSDGSKLSVTCSDDCRTCVPGEKHTSICSLHPECLLKCKGCQHQREPCQVHKDCPECLGCREVCSFHPQCKKTCEGCRIAKEPCSVHKHCPECPGCREVCSFHSNCEKTCNGCRMIEEPCNVDKDCIECPGCLSKVCSFHPECEGTCEGCQPVKEPCRVHKACPECPGCHKVCSEIGVCPNCVKCNIEILPESAKVVLNLNNEN from the exons ATGCGGTATCTTGCTCTGAGAAACTTCCACGGAAGTCTTTCCTTTCAAAGTATCATGATCGATGGACAACTCACGACATCCAATTAC agaTGTACCGAAGCGCGAAGAATGAAGCTGAATGGCAAGGTCCTCCCGGTTTATACTATAGAGCGCAGAATGCATGAGGAATGCGGACTCATTCACAATACCAAGACTTACATGACTCAGAGCGGGTATATATTGCGACACGATTGGCTGGAAGTCCCATACCTggtgcaaatcaattcgctcATTGATCCCAATGATCTTGTCACCAAGGATCGAAAAATTGTTCCTCCACTGAGGTCGAGATGGGGAAGCGATGTTCAAATGATGTCCATGTACCTTGATAAAAAG ACCTGTCAAATGGCACAGCAAACGGAGTACCTCACCGATCACCCCGAGATCAAGCAGTTGATAAGCGATTTTACGCAGACATTGTTAGCCG TGAAGCCGGTTAACGTCTTATCATTTACGATTCAACATTTCGCGGCATTTGCCAAAAACCCTGACCCGTCCAAGGTCGGCGCGTCAGGTGAATCAAATCTGGATATGTCACAGCTGTCTACGTACAAGCCAAGTCGAGTATGCAGCGTCTGCGGAATCTGCTTCGAGTGTCTAATGTCCGAGCAGCCTCCCAATAATGCTAAGCGCAACTGCATGACTCCTGACTTG AAAAGTCCAGCATTTTCGTTGTGTTCTGTATTCACAAAGTGTCCCAGTGACGCAACTTGCACCAAGAAATTGTCAGATGGCAGCAAGCTGAGCGTTACTTGTTCTGACGATTGTAGAACTTGTGTACCCGGCGAAAAGCACACTAGCATTTGCAGCTTGCATCCTGAATGCCTACTCAAGTGCAAAGGGTGTCAACATCAAAGAGAACCGTGCCAAGTACACAAg GACTGTCCGGAATGTCTGGGATGTCGCGAGGTTTGCAGCTTTCATCCACAGTGTAAAAAAACTTGCGAGGGATGTCGAATCGCCAAAGAACCGTGTAGTGTGCACAAG CATTGTCCTGAGTGCCCTGGATGCCGTGAAGTCTGTAGCTTTCATTCAAACTGTGAAAAAACCTGTAACGGATGTCGAATGATTGAAGAACCATGTAATGTGGATAAG GATTGCATTGAGTGTCCTGGATGCCTAAGTAAGGTCTGCAGCTTTCATCCGGAATGTGAAGGAACCTGTGAAGGATGCCAACCTGTTAAAGAACCATGTCGTGTGCACAAG GCTTGCCCTGAGTGTCCTGGATGCCATAAAGTCTGCAGCGAGATTGGAGTTTGCCCAAATTGCGTGAAGTGCAACATTGAAATACTCCCAGAGAGCGCCAAAGTTGTTCTCAatctgaataatgaaaattga